The following is a genomic window from Hyphomicrobiales bacterium.
ATATGCCTGGTGGGGAGACTATGCCGCGCGCCGGCGGCTCGGCCTTTTTCTCAAGTGGCATGTCGCCATGCCCGCCGCCACGGCACTCCATGGCTATTTCCCCGGCCGCTGGCTGGGCTGGCTGGAGGACCTGCCCGCCGGGGTGGCGAACGAATGGAGCTTTCGCGGACCACGGTTCGAACGCAGCCATCCACGCGGTGAGAGGAAGGCCGTGCTCGCCCGGATGGCCGCCGTGAAAGCGCCGATCCTCGCCGTGTCGGTCACCGATGATGAACTCGGGACCCGCGCCGCGGTTCGCCGCACGCTCGGCTACTACACCGGTGCATCGCGAACGATGGTCTCGCTGACGCCGGCCGATTATGGACGGGAGGCGATCGGCCACTTCAAGCTGTTCCATGACAGCCATGCCGGCGACTTCTGGATCGATACGCTGCTTTGGCTCAGGGATGGCGTGAATCCGTGGCCGCAGAAAGTCGTTGACCTATAACAGCCTCAAGTTCCGGCGGGGGCCACGGAGAGGATGGTCGAGACCGTTTCCGATCGGATCGGGCAATGGTCAGAACAGGCTGAGCTGACGCGCGGTCTTCCGTTTTCTCCCGCCGCCTGCATCGCTGACTGTCAGGTCCACGGCTATGTCCTTCAGGAAAGGCGAAGGTGGCAGTGAGCGAATCGCGCCGCGCCAGAAGCGCTCCGCGGTGCGGCTGAGAAACAGCCGGTCCTTGGCGCGCGTCATGGCGACGTAGAACAGGCGTCGCTCCTCAGCCGTGGCGGGATCGTCCGCGACGGAAGACGTCCCCCAGGAGAACGGCATCAAACCCGCCTCCATGCCAACGACGAAGACCACCGGAAATTCCAGCCCCTTCGCCGCATGCATCGTGAGCAGGGAGACCCGATGGGCCCGCGCATCGTGAAAATCGGCCTCGGTCGACAGGGCGACCGCCTCGAAGAAGCGATCTGCCTCACCCCCGACGGCATCGGAAATGGCGAGCGCGTCGAGCCAACTCTTCGCCTCGGCAAGAGCCGCGTGATCGGCCCCGCCGGCGCGGCGCACTGTCCCCGCCGCTTCCGTGAGGCGGTGAGACAGGTCGCCTTCCGCTCCCTCCAGAGCTTCAAGAATGGCCCGCACGCCAGGATGTCCGGCGATTGGTGCCGGCGAGCTCTTGGCGAACGGGATGCCGGCACGCTCGAAAGCCGCGCGGAGGGTGAGCGACTGGGCATCCGTGCGATACAGCACCGCGCAGTCACCGAAGCCGAGGGCCTTGGCAGCCGCGCGCCCACCGTCGCCGCGGTTGGCCGTCAGCATGTCATGCCCGCCCATCAGCGCCTCAATCGTCGCGACGATGAATGCGGCCTCCGCTGTTTCGTCATCCGCGACATGAACCGCGATCTTAGGTCCCTCCGGGCGGAGGATGCCGTCGTCTGGCGCGCCGATGAAGCCGGTCGCTGCCCGCACGATCGTTCCGCTGGAGCGGTAGTTGCGGCCGAGCCGCATTGTGCTCGCGGAGGGAAAGTCGGACAGGAAGCGATCGAAACAGCCGGCATCCGCGCCACGGAAACCGTAGATCGCCTGGTCGGGATCCCCGATCACGCAGAGATTGCCGTTCTCGCCCGCGATCAGTCGCAACAGGCGATATTGCTGCGCGTCGACGTCCTGAAACTCGTCCGCGACGATATGCGAAAAGCGCGCGCGCCACAGGTCCGCGATATCGTCATACCGCTCCAGGAGATCGGCCGACAGGACCACGAGATCGTCGAAATCGACCCAGTTGCGCTCGCGCCCAATCCGCTCGAGCACGGGCCGCGCCTGCGCTTCAGCACCTTGGCCTGAAGCATCCGCTTCGCCGCGCTTGAGCACCGAGACGGCCTTGAGGAGGCGCGTGGCCTTGGCATCGCCGATGTCGAAGGCCGCGGCCAGAGCCTCTTGCCATTCCTTGTCTGTGGCGATGCGGAGGTCCGGACTGAACCCGGCCCGCTCGGCATGGGCACGCAGGATGGCCAGTCCCAGCGAATGGAAGCTGTGCACGGCGACGTCGCGCGCCGCCCCGGCGAGAAGCACGGCGAGGCGTGTCCGCAACTCCTCCGTCGCCTTCCGTGTGAAGGTGATCGCGAGGCAGGACGCGGCCGGTACGTCACAGTCCAGAACGAGATGCGCGATACGGTGGGTCAGCATGCGGGTCTTGCCAGAGCCCGGACCGGCGATCACGATCAAGGGACCTGAGATGGCCCGGGCAGCGCGCGTCTGGTCGGGGTCGAGGCCGGCCAGAACGCCCGTCTCGCCGGAGGATGCGGTGGAGGCCGCCTCAGGCATCGGCGCTTCGGGCGGTATGGTCCCGGCAGCGGTCTCTTCCGCCGCCGACGTTGTCCGGGGACGGGTCCGGCGCTGAATCGGGGCATCATCGAAGAGGGGACGGCTGCCCGCGATCCTGTCGATCTCACCCTCTTCGAAGAGTTTGATAACGCCATATTCGCCGTCATAGCCGGCATTGCGGATAACCTTCCCGGCGCGCAGCCGGGTCACCGCCTCACCCAGAAGCGGATGGACCCTTGCGACGTCCCCGGCGGGCAGTTCATCCAGCACGGACAATTCCGCGCCAAGCGCTGCGATGACGCGATCATAGGCTCCCGCCACTTTCTTGGAGGCAACGCCGCTGCCGACGATCTCCGACAGGATTTCCGGCAAAGGCACGAGGCTCGAGGCCTTGCCCGCCGTCGCCGGGATCACCGCGCCCTCCGCGCGATCGGCCAGCGCCTCCACACGATGCGCGACACCCACTGTCACGGGACGACCGCAGGCCGGGCAACGACCGCCGAGCCCGATCGTCTCCTTGGGATCGAGCCGCACACCGCAGGCGCGGTGGCCGTCCATGTGGTATTTGCCCTCCTCCGGAAAGAATTCGACCGTACCGACATAGCCTTCGCCGGTCTCCAGCGCGCGGCGCATGGCGAAATAGTCCGGCGCGCAGGAAAAGCGCGTCGCCTCGCGGCCGAGCTTGCCGGGCGAATGCGCGTCCGAATTGGAGGTCAGCCGGAAGCGGTCGAGCGAGGAGATACGCCAGTTCATCGCGGGATCGGACGACAGGCCGGTCTCGACCGCGAAAATATGCTGGCTGAGGTCGCGATAGCATTCGTCGATCGAGTCGAAGCCGGATTGGGAGCCCATCGCGGCAAACCAGGGCGTCCAGATATGAGCCGGCACCAGGTAGGAATCAGGCCCCGATTCCAGCGTCACCTCCAGCAGATCGCGCGAATCAAGACCAAGGATCGGCCGCCCGTCCGAGGCGATGTTGCCGATGCGGGCGAGGCGCGCGGCCAACCGGTCCGCCGCATCGAGGCCGGCGACATAGATCAGGTGATGGACCTTCCGCGTCTTCTCGCCCTTCTTGTAGATGGTCGAGATTTCGGTGCAGAGCATGAAGGAAACAGGCTGCCGGCAAACAGGCGGCAGGGTTTCAAATAGCGCGGTTTCGATCTCGGGCCGCAACCGGAACAGCCCGTTGCCCTCCGGCAGGAGCTTGTCCTTGATCTCCGCAAGCCAAGCCGGATGAACGCAGTCCCCGGTGCCGACAACCCTTATGCCCTTGCGCGCCGCCCACCAGAACAGATGTTCCAGATCAAGGTCACGACTGGTGGCGCGGGAATATTTGGAATGGATATGCAGGTCGGCGTGGAAGGTCATTGCACCCGGTCGACTGTCTTGCACACATAAGACGTTAAGCCACCATCGACATTAGCGTCTGGAAGAACGTTTCTCCAGCGCCGAACATCACGCGGCCCCGCCGCGAGGCGGAGCGCGCCAAGGCGGCGAGAAACCCCGACAAGGCCCCCGACCGAACCGCGCCGGATCGCCGTCTGGCTTGAAGGACTGTCACCTTGCAAATCTTTACAAGATTGACTGATCCGAGCTTGAAATTGACATCGATTTTCATGTTAACACGTTGATTTACAACAATTTCTTGCGTTGCGAAGGCATCCTGTCAATGTGTGTACAAGCCCATGCTCCAGCAGGAATGAGGAGACAGCCGTGTTGGACCAAGTTCGTCAAGATCGCCCGAGTTTCGCGTCCGCCGGGCGCCTTGAGCGCGGAGCCCTCACCGCAGGTGACCGCCCGCACAGAAGCTATTCCGAGCTGAAGGCCGAGGCTCTCTCCCGCTACCCCTCGGGCGTGGGTCCCGGTGGCATCACAGTGGACGACATCGTGCAGCTTCGCCTGCAGAATACCTTCGACACCCATCTCGACATCGCCCGCGCCATGGCCACGGTCGTCCGCTGGGATATGGCGCTGTATGATGCGGATACCTCGCGGTTCACCCAGTCGCTCGGCTGCTGGTCCGGCTTCCATGCGCAGCAGATGATCAAGTCGGTCAAGCGGCTGCGCGGCACTGCGCGTGGCGCCTATGTCTATCTGTCGGGGTGGATGGTCGCGGGGCTGCGCAATCGCTTTGGTCACCTGCCCGACCAGTCGATGCATGAAAAAACCGCCGTCGCCGACCTGATCGAAGAGATCTACGTCTCGTTGCGCCAGGCTGACGAGGTGGCTCTGAACGACCTGTTCCGTGCGCTCAAGGCGGCTCGCGCCACCGGCGACGCAAAGGCCGAAGCCGACGCGATCGCGGCGATCGATGGCTTCGAGACCCATGTCGTGCCGATCATCGCCGATATCGACGCCGGCTTTGGCAATGAGCATGCGACCTATCTGCTCGCCAAGGAGCTCATCAAGGCCGGGGCCTGTTGTCTGCAGATCGAGAATCAAGTCTCCGACGCGAAGCAATGCGGCCATCAGGACGGGAAGGTCACCGTCCCGCGCGAGGATTTCATCGAGAAACTGCGGGCGTGCCGGCTCGCCTTCGAGGAACTCGGCGTCACCGACGGCATCGTCGTCGCCCGCACGGATAGCCTGGGCGCCGGGCTGACCCAGAAAATACCGGTCAGCCAGCGGCCCGGCGACCTGGCTGCCGAATATACCAAATGGCTCAGAACGGAGCCTGTCACCAAGGAGAAGCCACTGCGCGAGGGCGATGTCGCTCTGTGGCAGGAGGGCCAGCTGGTCCGGCCTGAGCGGCTGGCGAACGGCCTCTTCCAGTTCCGCGAAGGCTCGGGACGGGCGCGTGTCATCGAGGACTGCATTGCTTTCATCAATGACGGCGGCGCGGACCTCCTGTGGATCGAGACAGACACGCCCAACGTCTCCGACATCGCATCGATCGTGGCCGAGATTCGCAAAGCGGCACCGGGCGCCAAGCTCGCGTACAATAACTCGCCGTCGTTCAACTGGACCTTGAACATCCGCAAACAAGTGCGGGCGGAATGGCTGGCCGCGGGCCGGATCTCCGCTGATGCCTATCCGGACGGAAACGCCCTTATGAAGGCCGACCTGGACGACAGCGAGCTTGGCCACGAGGCCGATGCCCGACTCGCCCGCTTCCAGGCCGACATCGCGGCGCAAGCCGGCGTGTTCCACAATCTCATCACCCTGCCGACCTTCCACCTGACCGCCAAGAGCGTCGACGAACTGGCCCAGGGTTACTTCGGCGCGGACCGGATGAAGGCCTATGTCAACACGGTGCAGCGTGAGGAAATCCGACGCGGCATCTCGGCGGTGAAGCATCAGCACGAGGTGGGTTCCGATCTCGGCGACAGCTTCAAGGAGATGGTCGCGGGCGAGCGCGCCCTGAAGGCCGGCGGCCACGCCAACACCATGAACCAGTTCGCGGCGGCCTGATCCGTCGCCGCGGCGGCGGCGCGGTCCGGCGGAAGCAAAGGCCCGGTCGACCGAGATTTCGGAGGCCGGCGCCGCAAGCCTCCCCTCCCCGCCCTAATTTCCAGGAATGAAGCAGGAGAATGAACATGACCTCCTATGAAAGACCAAAGCAGATCATCGGATATTGCCTTGAACCGCTTGACCTGGATGAAGATGCGCCGGCCACGCGCGAAACGGTCAGCCGGCTCGTCCATGTGATCCGCACATTGCAGCTTGCCATTGGCCCGACCGGCCCTGTCGCCGTCGATTTCTCGAAGATGCCCACACTCGTCATCAACGAAGCAGCCCATGGAGATGGCGTCTAGGACCGCATGTTGGGCGCGGATCCCTTCCTTTCAGGGGAGGGATCCGTGCTAATTCGATATTTTATCAAATCTGTTGACGCTCCATATTTTATCAAATACTGAACTCCCAAGGCTGCTCAAGCGGCTCAGGGAGGATTTCACATGTTCAACAAGCCGGCTCTCAAGGGAGCGATCGCGGCCGCGGTGTTGGTCTGCATGGCATGGCCGCAAATCACATCGGCCAAGGACACGGCGACGGAGTTGATCCTGGCGCAAGGCGCGGATCCTTTGGGCTTCAATCCCACACGCTTCTCCGCGCCCAACACGTCCTATCTGCACCAGCTCTATGACACGCTCGTCGAGATCGGGCCTGACGGCCAACCGCGCCCCGCGCTGGCGGAAAGCTGGGAGCGTTCGGCGGACGGACTGTCAGTCACCTTCAAGCTGCGCCCGGCGAAGTTCCATTCCGGACGTCCGCTGACCGCCCAGGACGTGGTCTACAGCGTGCGCTATCACCTCGATCCGGCCAACGCCGCGAACCTGATGGCGCGCCTCAGCGCGGTGAAGGATGTCGAGGCGCTCGATGATCGCACCGTCAAGCTCACCCTGTCGTCGCTGGCGCCGGGCCTCTACGATCTCCTCAGCGCGCTGTTCATACTCGACGAAAAGACGGTCGGGAACATCGCCCAGCAGGACGCCGGCAGCGGACCGTTCGTCGTGAAAAGCTGGACGCCCGGCGTGTCCTACACCATGGAGCGCTTCGCCGACCACTGGAGCAACGATCGCACCAAGCCCGATCGCATCACCGTGCGTATCGTGCCGGATGATGCCGCCGGCGCGGCCCTGCTCCAGACGCGGGCCGTGGATGTTCTCTATACCGCCGGCCCCCTCGCGCTGGCCCAGTTGAAGGATGCCGCCGGCACCAAGATCGAGCGCATCAAGCGCGCGCCGCGCAGCCACTATCTCGCCCTCAATACGTCGCGCGCGCCGCTCGACAACAAGCTGGTGCGCCAGGCGATCTCCCATGCCATCAACCGCGAGATGATCGCGTCAGTGGTCTACAACGACTTCGCGGCGCCGAGTTGCCAGCCCTGGGCGGAAAGCCACTGGGCCTATGCGCCGGCGGTCGACAAGCTCTGCGGCTATGATCTTGAGAAGGCCAAGGCGTTGATGAAGGAATCCGGCGTAGGTCCCTTCACCATGACGGTGAACACCTCCACCGATTCCTACGCGCCTGGCAGTGTCGACACGGCGCAGATCCTGAAGGAGGATCTGGCGGCGCTCGGTATCACCCTGAACATCGCCACCTATGAACCGGCGAAGGCGCGTGAACTCATCCTCGGCGCCAATTTCGACATGCTGCTGCACAACTACATCGAAGGCGGCAACGATCCTCAGTTCATCATCCCGAGCGCGATCTACGGGCCGACCAAGGGGCGCACCAAGTTCACGAGCCCGGCCTTCGAGGCGATCGTGGAGAAGGCGGGCAAAACGCTCGACCTCAACGAGCGCAAGGCGATCTATGCCGATATCTCGAAGCTGATCGCCGATGAAGCCTTCATGCTGCCGTTCGCCCATGAGTTCCGGCCTATCCCGATGGTCGACGGCGTGAAGAACTTCGAGATGGATGGGTCCGGCTTCTCGCTGTTGCAGCAGGTCGACGTCGCGCGCTGACGACTTCCGCACGCGTCAACGACCCGTTCATCCCGGCATCGCGGATCATCCATGTTCGGTTTCATCCTGAAACGGCTCCTCCAGGCCATTCCCGTCCTGCTCATCACGTCGTTGCTCATCTTCGTCGGCATGCGGCTGTCTCCCGGAGACCCCGCGACCATGCTGGCGGGCAATGACGCGACCGCTGAGATGATCGCGGCCGTCAGAAGCCGCCTCGGGCTCGATGAGAGCTATGCGACGCAATATGTGAAGTGGCTCGGGGCGTTGCTCACGGGTGATCTCGGCCGGTCCATGGTCAGCGGGCTACCGGTCTCACGCATCATGAGCGAGCGTATCGCGCCCACGCTCGAACTGGCTGTCGGCGGTCTTCTCGCGAGCCTCCTGCTTGGCGGTGTGCTCGGCACCCTGGCGGGCCTGCGTCCAGACTCGCTGTTGGACCGGCTGATCTCGGCGGTTGCGGCGCTGGGGCTGGCGGCGCCGATGTTCTGGACAGGCATGCTGCTCGTCGCCGTTTTCGGCGTCTCATTGAAATGGCTCCCGCCCGCCGGGAGGGTGCCTTTTTCCCAAGGCGTCGGCGCCGCGCTTGCCAGCCTCGCGATGCCGGTGGCGACACTCGCCATCGCCAACGCGCCGGTGATCATGCGCTTTCTGCGTGACAGCATCCAGGAGACGCGGCGCGCCGAATTTGTGCGCGCCGCCCATGCCAAGGGGCTATCGAGGACTGTGGTGGCGCGAGACTACATCGTGCGCAACTCGCTCATCCCAACCGTGACGGCGGCCGGCATTCTCCTTGGGAATCTCATCGGCGGCGCGGCCCTGGTCGAGATCGTCTTCTCCTGGCCGGGGATGGGCTCCCTGCTCGTCTCGGCCATGGGCAACCGCGACTATTCCGTCATCCAGGCGGTTCTGTTGATCGCGGTGTTCGGCTTTGTCTTCGCCAATCTCATCGTGGACCTGCTCTACGGGCTTCTTAATCCGAGAATTCGTCATGCCCAGCACTGAGCGGAAAAGCCGGGGCAGGCGCGGTTTCCTGATCGCGGTCGCGTTTCTCGTCATCGTCGGAGCCTTGGCGGTTCTGACACCCGCGCTGCCCTTCGCCCCCTACACTAAGATGTCGACGGCGCGCCTCATGCCTCCGTCGTTCCAGGCCTGGTTCGGCACGGACCAGTTCGGTCGCGACATTTTCGTACGGACGCTCTGGGGCTTGCAGGTCTCGCTCGTCATTGCTGGCGCCGCGGTCCTGACGTCACTTGCGATCGGCGTGCCGCTCGGCCTCACCGCCGCCTATTTCGGCCGCTGGAGCGATTCCCTCATCATGCGCGGCCTGGACGCGCTGCTGGCGTTCCCGTCTCTGCTGCTCGCCATCGGCGTGGCGGCGATCATAGGTCCCGGCGCGGTCAGCGCGACGATCGCGCTCGGCATCGTCGGCGTGCCGCAGATGGCACGCATCGCCCGTGGCGCGGCCCTCTCGGAACAGCAGGGGCTTTATGTCGATGCAGCGCGGGTTGTCGGCGTCGGCCCGTTCGGGATTATGGCAAGCCATCTTCTGCCCAACGTCCTGGCGCCGGTCGTGGTGCAGGCGACGCTCTATTTCGCCATCGCCATCCTCACCGAATCCGGGCTGAGCTTCATCGGCCTTGGTGTGCAGGTGCCGCGTCCATCACTTGGCGCGATGCTCAGCGACTCCCGCGCCTATACGGTATCGGCCCCCTGGTACGCGCTGGCGCCGGGTCTCACGATCACCGCCGTGGTGCTCGCGCTGAATATCGCCGCGGACGGCCTGCGCATGCGACTGGATCCGCAGCGATGACGATCATGACCCCAGCGGCAAAGACAGTCCCGGTGTCGACCGGCGCCTCATTCGAGGTCGAAGGCCTCACCGTGCGATTTGGCGGCAAGACCGCCGTCGACAACGTGTCCTTCCGTCTCGCCCCCGGCGAGGCGCTCGGCATCGTCGGCGAATCCGGCAGCGGAAAGAGCACGACCGCCATGGGCGCCGTCGGCCTGCTCGACCCTGAGGTCGCCGAGGTCGAGACGCGCCATGTGCGGCTCGACGCCACGGACCTGAGCGCCTTGAACGGGGCGCGACCCGGCGTTCTCGGCAGACGCATCGGCGTCGTCTTTCAGAACCCCATGGTCGCCCTCAACCCGGTCTTGACCATCGAGCGTCAACTCACGGACCACATGCGCCAACATCTGCGTCTCGACGCGCGGACGGCGCGTGCGCGGGCTCTGCGCCTCCTCGGGGAAGTCGGAATCACCGATGCCGAGCGGCGGCTATCCTTCTATCCCTTCCAGTTCTCTGGCGGCATGCTGCAACGGATCACCATCGCCATGGCACTCGCCTGCGATCCCGAGCTTCTGATCGCCGATGAGCCGACGACGGCCCTCGATGCGACGGTGCAGGCCGAGGTGGTCGACCTCATCCTGTCGATCCGGCGCGCACGCGGCCTCAGCCTCATCTGGATCACCCATGATCTGGCGCTGCTCAACCGTATCGCGGACCGGGTGGCCGTGATGTACGCGGGACGCCTGGTGGAGATCGGTCCGGCGGATGCGCTGCTGGATCACCCCTCGCATCCCTATGCCGCCGGGCTTCTCGCGAGCGTGCAGAGCCTCTGGACGGGCGAGGGCACGGAATTCCACACCATCGAGGGTTCACCGCCGGCCAACGGACCGGACATGCCGGGTTGCGCTTTCGCCCCGCGCTGTCCGCACGCGTTTGAGCGCTGCGCGACGCGGCCGCCGATGGCATCCCTTCCTGGCGCATCCGCACATGACGTCGCCTGCTGGCTGTTCAATTCCGAGGTGACGGCATGAGCATGCTTCTCGAACTCGACGATGTCTCCGTGACATTGCGCGGGCCGCGGCCCCATCCCTTCGCCGCGCCCACGCCGATCCACGCTTTACGCAAGGTGTCCCTCACTCTGGAAGCGGGTGAGACCCTCGCCTTGGTCGGCGAATCCGGGTCCGGCAAGAGCACGCTGGCCCGCGCCATCACGCGGCTCGTGCCGGCTGCGGGAGAAGCACGTTTCGATGGCATCGATATCCTGAGAGCCGACCGGGCCGGAATGCGCCGCGTGCGGCGCGGCCTGCAGATGGTGTTCCAGGATCCCTATTCCTCACTCAACCGTCGCAAGCGGATCTCCGATATCTTGACCGAGCCATTGAAAGTCCATGGCGTTGGCGACAGCCAGGAACGGCGCCGCCGGGTCGAGGCGTTGATCGCGCAGGTAGGACTGAACACCGACATGCTGCAGCGCTTCCCGGCGGCGCTCTCCGGCGGTCAGCGCCAGCGCATCTCCATCGCGCGGGCTCTCGCCCTGCAGCCACAACTGGTCATCTGCGATGAGGCCGTCTCGGCGCTGGACGTGTCGGTGCAGGCGCAGATCCTCAACCTGCTCGGCAGCCTGAAACGCAGCTACAAGCTCGCCTATCTCTTCATCACCCATGATCTCGGGGTGGTCAGGCGCTTCGCCGATCGCATCGCGGTGATGCACGCTGGGCGCATCATCGAAGTGGCACCGGCGGATGTGCTGTTCGCCCGCCCGCTGCATCCCTACACGCGGGCGCTGTTGTCGGCGGCCCCGCATCCGAGCCGAGACCGCCCGGCGCCGCAGCGCATCGTGTTGCGTGGTGAGCCGGTCAGCCCGCTGACCGAGCCGCCGGGCTGCCTGTTCGCCGGGCGTTGCCTGCATTTCCGCCCGGGTCTATGCGGAACGAGCGATCCCGCCCTGGCCGTACAGGGAGCTGGGCACCAGGTCGCTTGTCACCGGGTACGGGGTGGCCTGCCAGCCTGGATGGACGATGAGGCAACCGGAGGAGCGACACCATGACGATGGTTGCGACCGCGGCGACCGGCGGAGAAGACGACCGTCCGCTCAGCGAGACGATCGTGGCGCGGCTTGCGCAGCGCCTGCGCGATGAGATCCTGAGCGGAAACCTTCCCTCCGGAACGCGCCTCAAGCTGCGTGAACTGTCCGATCGCTTCGGCGTCAGCCAGATGCCGATCCGCGACGCGCTGGTGAAGCTGAGTTCGGAGGGGCTCGTCGAATTGCAGCCCAACCGGGGTGCGGCGGTGCGCAAGATCGACCATCAGTTCATCGAGAACATGTTCGATATCCGCATGATGCTCGAAGAACTCTTGGTCCGGCGGGCCATCGAACGGTCGAGCGATGCCGAACTCTCCGGCCTGCGTCCCCTCGCCGTCAAACATGCGGAGATGGCGGCGAGCGGCGACTTTCGCGCCCTCATGGCCGCGAATCTGGCGTTTCACGGGCGCATCACCGACCTTGCGCGCAATGCCGAGGCGGCGCGCATTCTCGATCAAGGCTGGGAGCTGATCTACTCCCTGCGCGGGCAGACCGGCTATGCCGAAGGGCGCCTGGACGAAATCATCGATGAACACAACCAGCTTGTCGCCGCCATCGAGGCCCGCGACGTCGAGACCGCCGGCCGGTTGGCCCGTCAGCACGTGCAGCGCTCGCGCGATGACGCGCTGGCGCGATTCAAGCTTCGATGACCGCCCATCGGCCCCGTCCATCCAGCAGAGAGTAAGATTGTGAAGATCAAGGCAATCCGCAGCTTTCCCGTCCGCATTGGCGATCGCAATCAGCTCCTCGTCAAGGTGGAGACGGACGCCGGCATCCATGGCTGGGGCGAATCCGGCCTCGCCACGCGGGAGCGTGCCGTCATGGGCGTGATCGAGCACTATGAGAAATTCCTCATCGGGCAGGATGTCTTCGCCATCGGCGCGCTATGGCAGGAGATGTACCGCAGCCAGTATTTCGAGGGCGGCCGCGTGTTGACGGCAGCCATTTCGGCCATCGACATCGCGCTGTACGACATCAAGGGCAAGGCGCTCGGCGTGCCTGTCTATGAATTGCTCGGCGGCCGGCATCGCCACCATGTGCCGACTTTCGCGTCATTGAAGGGCAGCACCCTCGACGTGGTGCTGGAGCGCGGCCGCGCCGTGCGCGAGGCAGGCTGGACCTGCATTCGCCTGCTCGTCGATGTCGGCGCGCCGGGCGCGCGTTTCGAACCCTGGGAAGCCGTTGCGCGCTATGCCGAGTGGTTGCCGCGCCTGCGTCAGGAGCTGGGCATCGGCGTGTGCCTTGGCATAGACCTGCATCATCGGCTGACGGTGGCGGAGACGGCCGCGTTGTGTCAGCGGATGCCGGCCGGCACGCTCGATTTCGTCGAGGAGCCGATCCGCGACGAGGATCCGGCGTCCTATGCGGCTCTGCGCCGGCTGACGCCCGTGCCCTTCGCCGTCGGTGAGGAGTTTTCCTCGAAATGGCAGTTCCTGCCTTATATCGAGCAGCGTTTGACCGAATACGCCCGGCTCGACGTCTGCAATGTCGGCGGCTTCACCGAGGCGATGAAGGTGGCCGGCTGGTGCGAGGCGCACTACATCGACCTGATGCCGCATAACCCGCTCGGGCCGATCTGTATCGCCGCGAGCGTGCATCTCGCCGCAGCCGTCCCGAATTTCGCATGGCTCGAATGCCGCGAGACGCCCGGCGAGGAGTATCGCCGGTATGACAGCGGCATCTTCCGCAGCCGCCCGCAGCTGGAAGGCACGATGTATCCCGTGCCCTCCACGCCTGGCCTCGGCATCGAGATCGATGAGGAAGCCCTGGCGAAAGCCGGCGCGTTCCAGTTCGTCGAAATGCCACATCTGAAACGCGACGACGGCTCCCATACCAACTGGTAGGGTCGGCACGAGAGCGCGAACGACACCCGCCGGACCATGCCGCCGGCGATCCCACAAATGGGCAAGCCGGGCCAACAAGCCCATCCAGGGGACATCAGCGGTTCCCCCCATGCCCTACGAAACGCGTGACTGGACAATTGCCCGTCTTCGGTCAACTTTGGCGCCGCCCCGCGTCGCGTGGACGGGAAAGACGCCTCAAGCTCTTCCCTTCCGCCTGCGTCCGGTGGCATCCGGCGTAAGGGTTGACGGAGAGGCTTCTGGCCAGGGACGATCACATCGTAG
Proteins encoded in this region:
- a CDS encoding GntR family transcriptional regulator, whose product is MTMVATAATGGEDDRPLSETIVARLAQRLRDEILSGNLPSGTRLKLRELSDRFGVSQMPIRDALVKLSSEGLVELQPNRGAAVRKIDHQFIENMFDIRMMLEELLVRRAIERSSDAELSGLRPLAVKHAEMAASGDFRALMAANLAFHGRITDLARNAEAARILDQGWELIYSLRGQTGYAEGRLDEIIDEHNQLVAAIEARDVETAGRLARQHVQRSRDDALARFKLR
- a CDS encoding Galactonate dehydratase, with amino-acid sequence MKIKAIRSFPVRIGDRNQLLVKVETDAGIHGWGESGLATRERAVMGVIEHYEKFLIGQDVFAIGALWQEMYRSQYFEGGRVLTAAISAIDIALYDIKGKALGVPVYELLGGRHRHHVPTFASLKGSTLDVVLERGRAVREAGWTCIRLLVDVGAPGARFEPWEAVARYAEWLPRLRQELGIGVCLGIDLHHRLTVAETAALCQRMPAGTLDFVEEPIRDEDPASYAALRRLTPVPFAVGEEFSSKWQFLPYIEQRLTEYARLDVCNVGGFTEAMKVAGWCEAHYIDLMPHNPLGPICIAASVHLAAAVPNFAWLECRETPGEEYRRYDSGIFRSRPQLEGTMYPVPSTPGLGIEIDEEALAKAGAFQFVEMPHLKRDDGSHTNW